In Candidatus Chlorohelix allophototropha, one DNA window encodes the following:
- a CDS encoding DUF3105 domain-containing protein: MSNTSRNTRNTVSKTFTANRSSKKKPSAPKNRTIVWAAAIAVIVIAALALLVIAPWNPPSPNTSPIPVAADNEAKIEEFPNEGATHVPAGTKVQYQTNPPTSGNHYPTWSKWGIFKDAPPDELLVHNLEHGGVIIFYDCPTGCTDAVNSLASYANRYPPDSFTGIMLVPRTGLPNDARIALVSWQHRMLLKSLDQNKIQQFMKERFNKAPEGDPNARPMS; the protein is encoded by the coding sequence ATGAGTAATACTAGCAGAAATACCCGAAATACTGTAAGCAAAACTTTTACTGCTAACCGCAGCAGTAAAAAGAAGCCTTCTGCCCCCAAAAATAGGACTATAGTTTGGGCTGCTGCTATCGCTGTGATTGTAATTGCCGCTTTGGCGCTGCTAGTTATCGCTCCTTGGAATCCGCCAAGCCCCAATACTTCCCCAATTCCGGTGGCGGCGGACAACGAAGCGAAGATAGAAGAATTTCCCAATGAGGGCGCAACTCACGTTCCAGCCGGAACTAAGGTGCAATATCAAACTAACCCGCCAACCAGTGGAAACCATTATCCTACTTGGTCAAAATGGGGAATATTCAAAGACGCACCGCCCGATGAATTGCTGGTACATAACCTTGAGCATGGTGGGGTAATTATTTTCTACGATTGCCCAACCGGCTGTACCGATGCAGTAAATTCGTTAGCTTCTTATGCCAATCGCTACCCTCCAGATAGCTTTACCGGAATCATGTTAGTTCCCAGAACCGGCTTGCCAAACGATGCGCGTATTGCGTTGGTCTCTTGGCAACATCGGATGCTGTTGAAGAGTCTGGATCAAAACAAAATCCAGCAATTTATGAAAGAACGCTTCAATAAAGCCCCTGAAGGCGATCCTAATGCGCGTCCAATGAGCTAG
- a CDS encoding glycoside hydrolase 5 family protein translates to MLISLVGIFLILKGAGAIITYFQEGADPGSALNIVPNKPPDYQTKVVWLPDDPDTGRVMEPFTRDQIEAAYIRAWLQWNLSQEKGSAYGLKTYFTGPTLDAISNAIQQSVSNGFKITQTTTEHHPQLHFYSADGSIVSFTEEGARVEQIIRDKSGQVILADERNSRYDVVMLLEDGNWRIRHMVRINETNPADNKFVTVPKTGFVRVDGATLTLDGQPFQAAGVNYYPQATPWDKFWLSYKPTIIDEDLKRVKDLGLNTLRIFVPFTQFGGTTPTEAYLKLLDDFLKRADQQGLKVIVTLFDFRTDYNPLLWADADRHLETILTRFKDYASVLAWDLKNEPDLDYKTGGRETVDLWLRHVAITAREFDPNHLITIGWSTSSVAATASNLVDFVSFHYYTPAVNLPAEYNRLKTATADKAIMVTEFGLPTWNTFFPNGHSEPEQAEYYADIIKFLRASGSAGYMAWTLYDFSYIPGSVAGALPWQNGPQKELGILKADGKPKPAAALLAPGSSLDVTRVPSWAQFLKPFWLGSLVMLLLFIYLVWRFRLVERSIGMFKRFRMALFNVPSRFLRLFRRKRR, encoded by the coding sequence ATGCTGATCTCACTGGTTGGCATATTCCTGATTCTAAAGGGAGCCGGGGCTATTATTACTTATTTCCAAGAAGGGGCTGACCCCGGTTCTGCGCTTAATATTGTGCCAAACAAGCCCCCTGATTACCAAACTAAAGTGGTATGGCTACCTGATGACCCCGATACGGGGCGGGTAATGGAGCCTTTTACACGCGACCAAATCGAGGCAGCCTATATCAGGGCGTGGCTTCAATGGAATTTGTCTCAAGAAAAAGGTTCAGCTTATGGGCTTAAGACTTATTTTACCGGACCAACGCTTGATGCTATAAGCAATGCGATACAGCAATCGGTTTCAAATGGCTTTAAGATTACGCAAACTACCACTGAGCATCACCCACAGCTGCATTTCTATTCTGCCGATGGCTCGATTGTTTCCTTTACCGAAGAGGGTGCACGAGTCGAGCAGATTATTCGAGATAAAAGCGGACAGGTGATTTTAGCGGATGAACGTAACTCTCGTTACGATGTGGTAATGCTGCTTGAAGATGGCAACTGGCGGATTCGGCATATGGTTCGCATTAATGAAACGAACCCAGCCGATAATAAGTTTGTTACTGTTCCAAAAACCGGCTTTGTGCGTGTGGATGGTGCTACCCTCACCTTGGATGGACAACCATTTCAAGCTGCCGGGGTAAATTACTATCCACAAGCAACTCCCTGGGACAAGTTTTGGCTCTCCTACAAGCCAACTATTATTGATGAAGACTTAAAACGGGTGAAAGATTTAGGGCTTAATACCCTCCGTATTTTTGTACCTTTTACTCAGTTTGGTGGTACTACCCCAACCGAAGCCTATCTTAAACTTCTGGATGATTTTCTCAAACGCGCCGATCAGCAAGGCTTAAAAGTTATTGTTACCCTTTTTGACTTCAGAACCGACTATAACCCTTTGTTGTGGGCTGATGCAGACCGCCATTTGGAAACTATACTCACCCGCTTTAAAGATTATGCCTCTGTATTGGCGTGGGATTTGAAAAATGAACCTGATTTGGATTATAAAACGGGTGGGCGCGAAACGGTGGATTTATGGTTACGTCATGTTGCGATTACAGCGCGAGAGTTTGACCCGAACCATTTAATTACTATCGGCTGGTCAACTTCGAGCGTCGCTGCTACCGCCTCAAATCTGGTTGATTTTGTATCTTTCCACTACTATACTCCTGCCGTGAACTTGCCCGCCGAGTATAACCGCTTGAAAACGGCAACTGCCGATAAGGCGATAATGGTTACCGAATTTGGTTTGCCGACATGGAATACCTTCTTCCCTAACGGTCACTCCGAGCCGGAACAGGCTGAATACTATGCCGACATCATTAAGTTTCTACGCGCATCCGGTAGCGCTGGTTATATGGCATGGACGCTTTATGATTTTAGTTATATTCCCGGTTCGGTAGCGGGTGCCTTGCCGTGGCAAAATGGCCCACAAAAAGAGCTTGGAATATTGAAAGCAGATGGAAAGCCTAAACCTGCTGCCGCATTACTAGCGCCCGGTTCATCGCTCGATGTTACCCGTGTACCGAGTTGGGCGCAGTTTCTAAAGCCTTTCTGGTTAGGCTCTCTGGTAATGCTATTGCTGTTTATTTATTTGGTATGGCGTTTTCGCTTGGTTGAGCGTTCGATTGGTATGTTTAAACGCTTTAGAATGGCGTTATTTAATGTACCGAGCCGCTTCCTGCGACTCTTTCGGCGCAAGCGGCGTTAA
- a CDS encoding SPW repeat domain-containing protein, giving the protein MKSSGLGKTQLTYGVLGIIGGLYLITAPFLFNYDGIKNAKGVKVDLSFVQTSDIICGVLVVLLVGFALATAAKESTLQLRKFAAYATIAVGVWLMFSPYFVDLMNNIFKAGFVSYIDISNPNFVDQGSGVLLVVLSGFALLSLKGPVFTSKNYSYSA; this is encoded by the coding sequence ATGAAAAGTAGTGGGTTAGGCAAGACCCAGTTAACTTACGGAGTGTTGGGCATTATAGGTGGTTTGTATCTGATCACAGCCCCCTTTCTGTTCAACTACGATGGCATCAAAAATGCCAAGGGTGTTAAAGTCGATCTGTCCTTTGTACAGACTAGTGATATAATTTGCGGCGTGCTAGTGGTTTTACTGGTAGGGTTTGCTCTGGCAACCGCCGCTAAGGAATCAACTCTGCAACTTCGCAAGTTTGCGGCTTATGCCACGATTGCGGTTGGAGTTTGGTTAATGTTTTCGCCTTACTTCGTTGATTTGATGAACAACATCTTCAAAGCCGGGTTTGTATCATATATTGATATCAGTAATCCCAACTTTGTAGATCAAGGCTCAGGTGTTCTCTTGGTAGTTCTATCCGGGTTCGCCCTCTTAAGTTTGAAGGGTCCGGTATTTACCAGCAAAAACTATAGCTATAGTGCCTGA
- a CDS encoding response regulator transcription factor has protein sequence MTQKDKTILVVDDQPSLVRLVRDNLESRGFRVTSASDGKKALDIVENDKPDLVVLDIMMPGLDGYEVCRRIREFSTVPIIMLTARNDQESLVHGFEAGADDYIAKPFHANELLARIDAVLRRSEYTEVNKYSPSFTCGDISIDFVRHEVTKKGAVKQLTPTEYRLLYYLAINSGKVMLHADLLTKVWGPEYSSATDYLRVYIRHLRTHLEDKDNEPVYIITVPGVGYVLKCPQAV, from the coding sequence ATGACACAGAAAGACAAAACAATTCTGGTGGTGGACGATCAGCCCAGTCTTGTGCGATTGGTACGTGATAACCTAGAGTCACGTGGCTTTCGAGTTACCAGCGCTTCAGATGGCAAAAAAGCGCTTGATATTGTAGAAAATGATAAACCTGACCTTGTTGTACTTGATATAATGATGCCGGGGCTTGATGGTTACGAGGTTTGCCGAAGAATACGCGAATTTTCCACCGTCCCAATTATAATGCTTACTGCCAGAAATGATCAGGAATCGTTGGTACATGGTTTTGAAGCGGGGGCGGATGATTATATTGCAAAACCCTTCCATGCTAACGAATTGCTGGCAAGAATTGATGCAGTGCTCAGGCGCAGCGAATATACAGAGGTTAATAAATACTCTCCAAGCTTTACCTGTGGCGATATTTCAATTGATTTTGTACGACATGAAGTTACAAAAAAGGGCGCTGTAAAACAATTAACTCCAACCGAATATCGACTGCTCTATTACCTTGCGATAAATTCTGGGAAAGTAATGTTGCATGCCGATTTGCTTACCAAGGTTTGGGGTCCGGAGTATTCTAGCGCTACTGATTACCTGCGAGTTTATATAAGACATTTACGCACACATCTTGAAGATAAAGATAACGAACCGGTTTATATAATTACAGTACCCGGTGTAGGCTATGTTCTTAAATGTCCACAAGCGGTCTAA
- a CDS encoding ATP-binding protein, whose product MVKETILVVDDEAFARNAVAKVLNANGYNVHTLGSGQEAINFAMHESFDVLLTDFRMPGGLDGLTTIRAIQHIHPQIVAIIMTANTTLDLAVQSLNLGVHGFVVKPFTSHELLKTIQQTIERQRLLSENTRLHALMDVYATTEALITAKTEQTHLPELSVALALHETHSHEAFLFLGNEVSNESELIIIGIDPHPDGNQTLEALKQDKVSYLLQHYVFPEIYQYARSNTDFIIKLVSLANEAVHQQKTILEIDDKRVDLDSELSISMQTKNCLLVMPMKVQGRPLGALCIRRVNSEQSYSEVDIQAANLLAGQSAIAIENNHLFTSLARIEALREADRLRREFVSTVSHELRTPLTSIKGYATTLLRNDVSWNAKAGHDYLNIISEECDKLMELIDNILEVSKIEVGVLRVNPEPLQLIEVLERAVSEAKQRHPQLLIQIIAPPNEELPFVMADPRRIIQVLRNLINNAVKFSGEDSLVKISFETIHLDNAEETQEKQGMVHITIEDKGVGLRSEDLNRIFERFFRVDNGIARKTEGTGLGLAICRGIVEAHRGKIWAESEGPDKGSKFHFTLPVAKVNEDTFIE is encoded by the coding sequence TTGGTAAAAGAGACTATCCTGGTTGTTGATGACGAAGCCTTTGCACGCAACGCCGTAGCCAAAGTCCTCAATGCTAACGGTTATAATGTACATACTTTAGGTAGCGGGCAAGAAGCCATAAACTTTGCAATGCACGAGTCTTTTGATGTCTTACTGACCGATTTTCGTATGCCCGGTGGGCTTGATGGACTGACTACTATCCGCGCCATCCAGCATATACACCCCCAGATTGTTGCAATCATAATGACTGCCAATACAACGCTCGACCTTGCGGTTCAATCGCTAAATCTTGGTGTACATGGTTTTGTAGTCAAGCCCTTTACCAGCCATGAATTGCTGAAAACTATCCAACAGACCATTGAACGACAGCGCCTGTTAAGTGAAAATACCCGGTTACACGCTTTGATGGATGTTTACGCTACCACTGAAGCGTTAATCACTGCCAAAACCGAGCAAACTCATCTGCCTGAGCTAAGTGTTGCGCTGGCTTTACATGAAACTCATTCACATGAGGCTTTTCTCTTTCTTGGTAACGAAGTAAGTAATGAATCGGAACTAATCATTATTGGAATTGATCCCCACCCTGATGGTAATCAAACCCTGGAAGCACTCAAACAGGACAAGGTTTCCTATTTGCTACAGCACTATGTTTTCCCGGAAATATACCAGTACGCCCGAAGCAATACCGATTTTATTATTAAATTGGTTTCACTTGCTAATGAAGCAGTACACCAACAGAAAACTATCTTAGAAATTGATGATAAACGTGTAGATTTGGATTCAGAGCTATCAATTTCGATGCAAACTAAAAACTGCTTGTTGGTGATGCCGATGAAAGTGCAAGGTCGTCCTTTGGGCGCATTATGTATTAGGCGCGTTAATTCTGAGCAATCTTATAGTGAGGTTGATATTCAGGCAGCAAATTTACTAGCTGGTCAGTCTGCAATAGCGATTGAAAATAATCATCTATTCACAAGCCTTGCGAGGATAGAAGCTTTGCGCGAGGCAGATAGACTCAGACGCGAATTTGTCAGTACTGTTTCTCATGAATTGCGTACTCCACTAACCTCAATCAAGGGCTATGCAACCACCTTGTTGCGCAATGATGTTTCGTGGAACGCCAAAGCAGGTCACGATTATCTGAATATTATCAGTGAGGAATGCGACAAGCTGATGGAACTGATAGATAATATTCTTGAAGTTTCTAAAATTGAAGTGGGAGTTTTAAGAGTAAATCCAGAACCGTTACAGCTAATCGAAGTATTAGAGCGGGCAGTTAGTGAAGCGAAGCAAAGACACCCACAACTATTAATCCAAATTATTGCACCTCCGAATGAAGAATTGCCTTTTGTTATGGCTGATCCCCGCCGAATTATTCAGGTGTTGCGCAATTTAATCAATAACGCCGTCAAATTTTCCGGTGAGGATTCACTGGTCAAAATTTCTTTTGAAACCATACATCTGGATAATGCTGAGGAAACACAAGAAAAACAGGGGATGGTACATATAACGATAGAAGATAAGGGAGTTGGGCTACGTAGTGAAGATTTAAACAGGATATTTGAAAGGTTCTTTCGAGTTGATAATGGTATTGCACGAAAAACCGAAGGAACCGGTTTGGGTTTGGCGATTTGTAGGGGTATTGTTGAGGCGCATCGGGGCAAAATATGGGCTGAAAGCGAAGGACCTGATAAAGGTAGCAAATTTCACTTCACTTTGCCGGTAGCCAAAGTTAACGAAGATACCTTTATAGAATAA
- a CDS encoding DoxX family membrane protein produces the protein MSVQDASVNSRGLVSDPPIAKWLFNDTRSAPLWMAFRIWIGLEWFTAGMHKFITDGVVGKGWLDGGASLKGFWAGAVAIPQTGSPKITYTWFRDFLNTMIDSQAYQWFAWLIVFGEIAVGLGLIFGCLTAIAAFFGTLMNMSFLLAGSGSTNPLMFGATVFVILAWKNAGYWGLDRYVLPAIGTPWTRGTLSKKGYKTPSSGTNLT, from the coding sequence ATGAGCGTGCAAGACGCATCAGTTAACAGTCGGGGATTGGTAAGCGATCCACCGATCGCCAAATGGCTCTTTAATGACACCCGGTCTGCTCCCCTTTGGATGGCATTTCGTATTTGGATTGGCTTGGAATGGTTTACTGCCGGTATGCACAAGTTTATAACCGATGGTGTAGTCGGCAAAGGTTGGCTCGACGGTGGTGCTTCACTGAAAGGCTTCTGGGCTGGTGCAGTTGCTATCCCGCAAACGGGTAGCCCGAAAATAACCTACACTTGGTTCCGCGATTTCTTGAATACTATGATTGATTCTCAAGCTTATCAGTGGTTCGCTTGGTTGATCGTTTTCGGTGAAATTGCAGTAGGTTTAGGTTTGATCTTTGGCTGCTTAACTGCCATCGCGGCTTTCTTTGGAACTTTGATGAATATGTCATTTTTGTTGGCAGGTTCTGGTTCAACCAACCCGCTGATGTTTGGCGCGACTGTGTTTGTCATCCTGGCATGGAAGAATGCAGGTTACTGGGGTCTAGATCGCTACGTACTACCTGCTATTGGTACTCCTTGGACACGTGGCACTTTAAGCAAAAAGGGTTACAAAACACCCTCTTCTGGAACAAATCTAACCTAG